AGTCGAGATCCCGGTGTTGGGCTTGATCGGTGAGAACGACGGCATGTTGCCCTTGGACGCCGGCCGACGCTGGTGGACGGCGGCGAACCTGCCGCATGGCGAACTGCACGTCATTCCCGGGGCGCACCATCTCCTTTTCCACGACCATCTCGCCGAGAGCCTGCCGGTTGTGGCGGATTGGTTCGATCGCACCCTCCGGCAGGGAAAAGTTTGACTGTCGGTCCGCAACTAATATCCTTGCAAGTTGACCGCGTCGGGATTAACCTTACAAAGCAAGTACGGAATCAGAAGTTGGGGAGGATCAACCGAAAGAACGGGTTGGTCAATGAGAAAGCAAATTTTGTGTTTAGGTTTGACGATCCTGTTTCTTTTCTTGGTCGTCGGATGTGGTGGTATGGGCGAAAACCAAAAAGACGCCACTACGTCTGAACCAGCCGACGATGACACCGTTGCCGACGACGATGATAACGACAATGACGATGATAACGACGTCGACGATGACGACGATGATAATGATGACGACAACGATAATGATGATGACGACGACAATAATGACAATAATGACAACAATAACGACGATAATGATGACGATAACGACGATGACGACGACAACACGCCTCAAACCGCTTGCCAGATCATCGACCTAACGTTTCTCCCGGAGCCTGATTACAATAGCTTAGCCAAAGCCGTTCAGGTGACCACCGATCATCCGTGTTCGCTCACCGCCCGAATCAGCGCACCCGACATGCCGGGGTACGGCGTTCCCGAACAGGAAAGCTCCCCGGTGGGGACGAAGCATGGATTCGCCTTTTTCGGTTTGGTGGCCGATACGGAATTTACGGTCGAAGTATATAGCGCCGACGAGTTGAATTCGTTGCTTGGATCGGCGAGCTTCTCGACCGATCCGCTGCCCATATGGGTAAGCGCCCCTGACGTGGTGGAATATACCGGCCCCGCGCCTAGCCCGGCGGCGGATTGGGTCGTAATAACCCACGCCGGCCAGGTGCTTCTCATCGACCGCGAGGGGCGGGTTCGCTTCTATCGCAATGTGTTCGCGCCCTGGACGTACTTCCCGCCGATGAGCATCCTCCACGTGACGCCAGACGCCGAGATTATCATCGCCAAACACGACGGCATTTGGACCGTGCGCCGTGACGGCAGCATAGAAATGCTTTACGTACCCAACCTGGATGATCCGGTTTTCCTCTCCTACCACCATCAAATGTATTTCGCCGACGACTTGAGTTTCACCTATAGCTTGTTCAATCAATTCGGGCCCGGATTTGAATGTGACCTTACGACGCCGACAAACTTGGCCGTCGGCGACGGTGTTGTTCGCCTCGATGTCTCGGGGCGGGAAGTGTGGCGTTGGTCGGTGTTCGATCATACGGATGAAATTCCCCCCGAAGACATGTCGCCGATGACCTGTTCGTTTTTTGAAAACTACTTTGGGGCGGGAACGATCAACTGGACACACGCCAACTCGGTCTATCCGGTTCCGGGCGAAGATGCCGTTATCGTATCCTTCCGGAACATCAACCGTGTCGTGAAAATTGATACGGTGAGCGGCGATGTGTTGTGGCAGATGGGCCCCGGTATGGATTTCGAACTGGAGAGCGGCTCGTGGTTTTCGATACAGCATGACGCGCAGATTCTGCCGAACGGCAATTTGCTGCTCTACGATAACCATTACGCCGTGACCCCGACGTGGTCGCGAGGATTGGAAATCGCCTTCGACGAAACGACTTTTGAGGCGCAGATTGTGTGGGAATCTTACACCGGACCTTCGGCGGTGCTGGGCACCATCGACCGCTTGGATGACGGCACCACTCTTATGAGTACCGGTACCGCCTGCACTGTGGAATTTGCGGATCAAAGCGGCAATCAAATATGGCGCGGACATTTGCCGGGTATCTTGGAAATACTTCACGCAGAGACGCTCCCGTCCACGTGGCGCGAAAAGGATTGAGTGACTGCATCCCGGCAAATCGCCGGCTTCCTAACGAGTCCTGTTGCGTGTTTCGAGGCGGCCGGTGTGCTAGGTCGTTTCGGCGGGCTGAAAACCGTCCGGGCCGGGCTGTAATTCAGTCACGTGCTGGAACTCGGTAACGGCGAGGTAGCTCGTAACCTTCACGACGAGCAACGCACAATCGGCGGTCGCCACGAAATCCGTCATCGCCGGGTGCTTGGCGAGCAGCAAAGGACTCCATTGCGATTCTTGTTCGCGGTCGATTTCCCGCGCCGTGCCCAAGGCGGTCACCGCCATCGCGCGCCGTAGATCGGCTTCGTCGTTGCTGCGATTGTCGATGACAAGCGCTACGCGGGGCTCGGTAACGATGTTCCTGAACTTGCGGGTGCCGCGCAGCGTCGCGAAAACGATGTGCCGCAAATCCTCGGTGGCGGCGAAGGCCACAAGGCTGCCGTAGGGTTGCGCGTCGTCGCGTTTGGTGGCCAGCACCGCGAAACGTTGTTCACGAAACAGTTCGTCGATGCGTGCCAAAATTCGCGTGGATTCGTCCAATGGCTATCCTCCGGCCGGTTCGGCGATTTCGTCTGCTAACCGCCGCAGCCCGGCAGCGGCGCGTCGTCATCATTATTCCGATCATCAACGGCGTCGTCATCGTCATCATCGGACAAGTCGGT
The nucleotide sequence above comes from Candidatus Lernaella stagnicola. Encoded proteins:
- a CDS encoding aryl-sulfate sulfotransferase — encoded protein: MRKQILCLGLTILFLFLVVGCGGMGENQKDATTSEPADDDTVADDDDNDNDDDNDVDDDDDDNDDDNDNDDDDDNNDNNDNNNDDNDDDNDDDDDNTPQTACQIIDLTFLPEPDYNSLAKAVQVTTDHPCSLTARISAPDMPGYGVPEQESSPVGTKHGFAFFGLVADTEFTVEVYSADELNSLLGSASFSTDPLPIWVSAPDVVEYTGPAPSPAADWVVITHAGQVLLIDREGRVRFYRNVFAPWTYFPPMSILHVTPDAEIIIAKHDGIWTVRRDGSIEMLYVPNLDDPVFLSYHHQMYFADDLSFTYSLFNQFGPGFECDLTTPTNLAVGDGVVRLDVSGREVWRWSVFDHTDEIPPEDMSPMTCSFFENYFGAGTINWTHANSVYPVPGEDAVIVSFRNINRVVKIDTVSGDVLWQMGPGMDFELESGSWFSIQHDAQILPNGNLLLYDNHYAVTPTWSRGLEIAFDETTFEAQIVWESYTGPSAVLGTIDRLDDGTTLMSTGTACTVEFADQSGNQIWRGHLPGILEILHAETLPSTWREKD
- a CDS encoding pyridoxamine 5'-phosphate oxidase family protein, whose amino-acid sequence is MDESTRILARIDELFREQRFAVLATKRDDAQPYGSLVAFAATEDLRHIVFATLRGTRKFRNIVTEPRVALVIDNRSNDEADLRRAMAVTALGTAREIDREQESQWSPLLLAKHPAMTDFVATADCALLVVKVTSYLAVTEFQHVTELQPGPDGFQPAETT